The Moraxella haemolytica genome window below encodes:
- a CDS encoding biotin--[acetyl-CoA-carboxylase] ligase encodes MPFLAPTCHRHFDEIGSTNTALIHAIESGHLAHTISHLYTADYQTAGRGQHGRTWVSGENNVFLSLYIPMGKGVFELNTLSGLLSVAVGFELAKLPIIQTVNEHRRTKQLPTLGVKWANDVGFYDDELGLFKKLAGILIEPVFKKIEKNTLTGVVIGIGLNVNNSPKIKDGLYQATCLQELFADLDIFAQELYIPIANAIFEAIKTCNHCKEPSHLQHFIDQFNQNHLLSDKLIHVFIQNNMGDIHAKGKCIGIGNQGELLLNDNGKIKQIFAGMAKIVN; translated from the coding sequence AAGCGGTCATCTTGCCCACACCATCTCCCATTTATACACAGCAGATTATCAAACGGCGGGGCGTGGACAACATGGGCGAACTTGGGTGAGCGGTGAGAACAATGTGTTCTTAAGCCTATATATCCCCATGGGGAAAGGGGTGTTTGAACTAAATACACTCTCTGGGCTGTTGTCTGTGGCAGTCGGTTTTGAGCTTGCTAAGTTACCCATCATTCAAACCGTGAACGAACACCGCCGAACAAAGCAGTTGCCCACTCTTGGCGTAAAGTGGGCAAATGATGTGGGTTTTTATGATGATGAATTAGGCTTATTTAAAAAACTGGCAGGCATTTTAATTGAGCCTGTTTTTAAAAAAATAGAAAAAAACACCTTAACTGGCGTGGTCATTGGCATCGGACTTAATGTTAATAACTCCCCTAAAATAAAAGACGGTCTTTATCAAGCGACCTGCCTACAAGAATTATTTGCTGATTTAGACATTTTTGCCCAAGAGTTATACATTCCCATAGCCAATGCCATATTTGAAGCGATAAAGACTTGCAACCACTGCAAAGAACCAAGTCATCTACAGCACTTTATTGATCAATTTAACCAAAACCATCTTTTGAGCGATAAACTGATTCATGTTTTTATACAAAACAACATGGGCGATATCCACGCCAAAGGCAAGTGTATCGGCATTGGCAATCAAGGCGAATTATTATTAAATGACAATGGTAAGATAAAACAGATCTTTGCAGGCATGGCAAAGATTGTAAATTAA